In one window of Massilibacterium senegalense DNA:
- the queG gene encoding tRNA epoxyqueuosine(34) reductase QueG, with amino-acid sequence MLDLHLLKEEVKSYAKSIGIDKIRFTTAAPFEELKERLLEQQRLQYQSGFEEQDIEKRVNPSKLLKGAQSIIAIALAYPTKMTEKPKNTKENRRGIFCRASWGIDYHLILKNRLEKLEQFLLEKFPEARCLSMVDTGALSDRAVAERAGIGFSGKNTSIITPEFGSYVYLGEMITTIPFAPDDPILDSCLDCTICINACPTGAIIQPHQLDSNRCIAFLTQTKEMLPDRFRKHLGNRIYGCDTCQQVCPKNKGIDFHFHEEMEAEPEKVKPLLKLLLTMSNREFKDTFGHMSGSWRGKKPIQRNAIMALAHYKDVSALPLLKELLLHDVRPVIRATAAWAIGEIQDDSMRTVLEEARKSEQEEIVQTEINNAFKKLTT; translated from the coding sequence ATGCTCGATCTTCATCTTTTGAAAGAGGAAGTAAAAAGTTATGCAAAGTCTATTGGAATCGATAAAATACGTTTTACAACGGCAGCTCCTTTTGAAGAATTAAAAGAACGCTTATTAGAACAACAACGTTTACAATATCAATCAGGATTTGAAGAACAAGATATTGAAAAGCGTGTGAATCCTAGTAAACTACTCAAAGGTGCACAGTCCATTATTGCGATTGCTTTAGCTTATCCAACTAAAATGACAGAAAAGCCAAAGAATACAAAGGAAAATCGCCGAGGCATATTTTGCCGCGCTTCTTGGGGGATTGATTATCATCTCATTTTAAAAAATCGTCTTGAAAAATTAGAACAATTTCTTTTAGAAAAATTTCCAGAGGCGAGATGCTTATCGATGGTTGATACAGGGGCACTTAGTGATCGAGCTGTAGCTGAAAGAGCAGGCATTGGATTTAGCGGTAAAAATACATCTATTATTACTCCAGAGTTTGGATCTTATGTATACCTTGGTGAAATGATTACTACTATTCCATTTGCTCCAGACGATCCCATTTTAGATAGTTGTCTTGATTGTACAATATGTATAAATGCTTGCCCGACAGGAGCTATTATACAACCACACCAACTCGATTCTAACCGATGTATTGCATTTTTAACACAAACAAAAGAAATGCTGCCGGACCGATTTAGAAAGCACTTAGGAAATAGAATATACGGCTGTGACACATGTCAGCAAGTTTGCCCGAAAAATAAAGGAATCGACTTTCATTTTCATGAAGAGATGGAAGCAGAACCAGAAAAGGTAAAGCCATTGTTAAAACTTTTATTAACTATGTCAAATCGAGAATTTAAGGACACATTTGGTCATATGTCAGGTTCCTGGAGAGGGAAAAAGCCAATTCAACGAAATGCAATTATGGCATTAGCACATTACAAAGATGTTAGTGCTTTGCCATTGTTAAAAGAACTTTTACTGCATGATGTTCGTCCAGTCATAAGGGCAACAGCCGCATGGGCAATCGGAGAAATACAAGATGATAGCATGCGAACTGTACTAGAAGAAGCAAGAAAAAGTGAACAAGAAGAGATTGTCCAAACAGAGATAAACAATGCTTTTAAAAAGCTAACGACATAA